In one window of Desulforegula conservatrix Mb1Pa DNA:
- a CDS encoding sensor histidine kinase produces the protein MAGSDSSGGNRKDNLILTSGTTVRRTLDRTIHLGIILASIVPIIIVFGVMSYHLESSFKKVAYGQIEDMVYKDTRKIDSFLSERLAVLRLFLDNNAEKMMEKSFLKHQLDALRNVYGNIYLDLGIVDIRGNYRNFALLKEDGKETPPSGEDWFVNAITRDTYISDVSVNSSGEPFFVVAIKVDAGEEHFILKSSVDFSGLSGLVNDLKTGNSGSVCIINKAGAFQFKPEKADLSDGKLLASYAEKYAKHLSPGKKPVTFEIDRTIYSMSILKEGDWILVFQQKRDEVLESLIAARRTLLMVLALVSAFVVIAGLFISSKIITQIDRLETEKEELNDKVIEAGKLSSLGEMAAGIAHEINNPLAIMVEEAGWIQDILEDIHEKDANTEEISRSVAQIRSQGIRCRNITHKLLTFARKPDHKIEAVDINALIREMLDLTGSKALQSGVTISFNPDPDLPPIAASSTELHQVFMNLIYNALDAMEIKGGQLGIEIGRTDKDMGYVRISDTGEGISSDNIFKIYDPFFTTKPAGKGTGLGLSICYGIVTNLGGEIKVNSVPGAGTIFHVILPFYKNK, from the coding sequence ATGGCTGGATCTGACTCAAGCGGCGGTAACAGGAAAGATAATTTGATTCTAACCAGTGGTACTACTGTACGAAGAACTCTGGACAGGACTATCCATCTGGGAATCATACTTGCGTCCATAGTGCCTATAATCATAGTATTCGGCGTGATGAGCTATCATCTTGAATCATCATTTAAAAAGGTAGCTTATGGCCAGATCGAGGACATGGTTTATAAAGACACCAGAAAAATAGACAGTTTTCTTTCTGAAAGACTGGCGGTGCTCAGGCTTTTTCTTGATAACAATGCAGAAAAAATGATGGAGAAGAGCTTTCTCAAACACCAGCTCGATGCCCTCAGAAATGTTTACGGCAATATTTATCTTGATCTTGGAATTGTTGACATAAGAGGGAATTACAGAAATTTCGCTTTACTTAAAGAAGACGGAAAAGAAACCCCGCCATCAGGTGAAGACTGGTTTGTAAACGCAATCACAAGGGATACCTATATAAGCGACGTGTCCGTTAATTCAAGTGGTGAACCATTTTTTGTCGTCGCAATTAAAGTGGATGCAGGTGAGGAACATTTCATATTAAAATCCTCCGTGGATTTTTCAGGTCTTTCAGGACTGGTGAATGATCTTAAAACCGGCAACAGCGGGTCTGTCTGCATAATAAACAAAGCCGGAGCCTTCCAGTTCAAACCTGAAAAAGCTGATTTGAGCGACGGCAAATTGCTTGCCTCTTATGCTGAAAAATATGCAAAGCATTTATCCCCGGGCAAAAAACCAGTAACATTTGAAATTGATAGAACAATCTATTCCATGTCCATACTTAAAGAAGGTGACTGGATACTTGTTTTTCAGCAGAAAAGGGATGAAGTTCTTGAAAGCTTAATTGCAGCAAGGAGAACCCTTCTCATGGTTCTTGCCCTTGTGAGCGCATTTGTCGTAATTGCAGGTTTGTTTATTTCAAGCAAAATTATCACCCAGATAGACAGGCTTGAAACTGAAAAGGAAGAGTTGAACGACAAGGTAATCGAGGCAGGGAAATTGAGCTCCCTTGGTGAGATGGCCGCAGGTATTGCCCATGAAATTAATAATCCTTTGGCAATCATGGTTGAGGAAGCAGGTTGGATTCAGGATATTCTCGAAGATATTCACGAAAAAGACGCAAATACTGAGGAAATTTCAAGGAGCGTCGCACAGATAAGGAGCCAGGGCATTAGATGCAGAAATATCACCCATAAGCTCCTGACCTTTGCAAGGAAACCTGATCACAAGATCGAAGCTGTTGATATTAATGCCCTGATCAGGGAAATGCTTGATCTTACAGGTTCAAAGGCCTTACAGTCAGGAGTTACTATTTCTTTCAACCCTGACCCTGACCTGCCTCCAATCGCAGCTTCGTCCACAGAACTTCATCAGGTTTTCATGAATCTTATTTACAATGCTCTGGACGCCATGGAGATAAAAGGCGGCCAGCTCGGGATTGAAATAGGCAGAACAGATAAGGACATGGGGTACGTCAGGATATCTGATACAGGTGAAGGTATTTCTTCCGATAATATATTTAAGATATATGATCCTTTTTTTACGACAAAGCCGGCAGGCAAGGGGACAGGACTCGGACTATCCATATGCTATGGTATAGTTACGAATCTTGGAGGAGAAATCAAGGTCAACAGCGTTCCTGGTGCAGGTACTATTTTTCACGTAATTTTGCCTTTTTATAAAAACAAATAG
- a CDS encoding ATP-dependent 6-phosphofructokinase → MESHKNTEDFISLTSADTEIRTLGKAGFRSPLAEMASESPCPRFISDSDRILIDTDAKRLAEVISNGEQPPSFELAGPREDIFFDPTETGCAVVTCGGLCPGLNDIIRSIVLELYYRYGVKRIYGIKYGLQGFIPKYGHKIVDLSPENVTGILNLGGSVLGTSRGTQDINAIIDTLIEKKINIVFMAGGDGTLKAALAIDSELRKRNLPISIIGIPKTIDNDIFMVSRSFGFDTAVDVATHVIQAAHNEAAGFPYGIGLIKLMGRYSGFIAATAALAQQDANFVLIPEVDFDLEGPNGLLTKLHERLKARGHAVIVVAEGAGQKYLEDGDSQLDKSGNVKLKDIGIYLKDRITDYFKYDGIDISMKYIDPSYTIRSLRANANDSVFCGFHARDAVHAGMAGKTGMLVGHWNGSFVHIPMKLSAGKRKQVNPRGKLWHTVLEATGQGMLLNNTEC, encoded by the coding sequence ATGGAAAGCCATAAAAATACGGAAGATTTTATATCCCTCACTTCGGCAGACACAGAAATCAGGACTCTTGGAAAAGCAGGTTTCAGATCTCCACTGGCTGAAATGGCTTCGGAATCACCTTGTCCGAGGTTTATAAGCGATTCTGACAGAATTCTAATAGATACCGACGCAAAAAGACTGGCTGAGGTTATTTCAAATGGAGAACAGCCTCCGTCCTTCGAGCTTGCAGGTCCTCGAGAAGACATTTTTTTTGATCCTACAGAAACTGGGTGTGCTGTTGTTACATGCGGAGGTCTGTGTCCTGGCCTAAATGATATCATAAGGTCAATAGTCCTCGAGCTTTATTACAGGTACGGAGTCAAAAGGATTTATGGTATTAAATACGGACTTCAGGGTTTTATTCCTAAATACGGTCATAAAATTGTTGATCTGAGCCCTGAAAATGTCACAGGGATTCTTAACCTTGGCGGTTCAGTGCTTGGCACATCAAGGGGAACCCAGGATATAAACGCAATAATTGACACTCTTATTGAAAAAAAAATAAACATAGTCTTTATGGCTGGTGGAGACGGAACTCTCAAGGCTGCCCTTGCCATTGATTCTGAGTTAAGAAAACGCAATCTGCCCATAAGTATAATAGGTATTCCAAAAACCATTGATAACGACATTTTCATGGTTTCACGATCTTTTGGATTTGATACTGCCGTTGATGTGGCAACCCATGTTATCCAGGCTGCACATAATGAGGCCGCAGGTTTTCCTTATGGAATCGGCCTGATTAAGCTAATGGGCAGATATTCAGGCTTTATTGCGGCAACAGCAGCTCTTGCCCAGCAGGACGCGAATTTTGTTCTTATTCCTGAAGTGGATTTTGATCTTGAAGGACCAAACGGACTCCTGACAAAGCTTCATGAACGTCTCAAGGCAAGGGGACATGCTGTAATAGTGGTGGCCGAAGGAGCAGGGCAGAAATACCTTGAAGATGGAGACAGCCAGCTCGACAAATCAGGTAATGTTAAACTGAAAGACATAGGAATCTACCTAAAAGACAGAATCACAGACTATTTCAAGTATGATGGCATAGATATTTCCATGAAATATATAGATCCAAGTTATACAATCAGGAGCCTGAGAGCCAACGCAAACGACAGCGTTTTTTGTGGTTTTCATGCAAGAGATGCAGTTCATGCAGGTATGGCCGGAAAAACCGGAATGCTTGTTGGGCACTGGAACGGCAGCTTTGTTCATATTCCCATGAAGCTTTCGGCAGGAAAGCGCAAACAGGTCAATCCAAGGGGTAAACTATGGCATACAGTTCTTGAGGCAACCGGGCAGGGCATGCTTCTGAACAATACTGAATGCTGA
- a CDS encoding KpsF/GutQ family sugar-phosphate isomerase, with product MEIIKHAKEVLEIEAQGILSLVDKIDSNFVTLVDTIYESNGRVIISGIGKSGLVGRKIAATMSSTGTNSLFLHPVEAMHGDLGMVSPNDVFIALSNSGETSELNLLMPSVRKIGCKLVAMTGRTDSTLAKLSDMVIDVGVSKEACPMGLAPTASTTALLAMGDALAVALIHKRDFKPSDFKKFHPGGQLGQRLSSKVGNLMLKGDLVPIVRPGTDMKQALLEMDKYAIGAIIVCDDECNLAGIITDGDIRHNIVKNPNMGELKVDDIMTRSPRSLDEETPGYDALNMMEKYQITVLPITSGGNRVIGVLHLHDILGKGEFKFNAS from the coding sequence ATGGAAATAATCAAACACGCAAAAGAAGTATTGGAAATCGAAGCCCAGGGTATTTTAAGCCTTGTAGACAAGATTGATTCAAATTTTGTTACCCTCGTGGACACAATCTATGAATCAAACGGAAGAGTCATTATATCCGGAATCGGCAAATCCGGTCTTGTCGGTAGAAAAATTGCCGCCACAATGAGCAGCACGGGCACAAATTCTCTCTTTCTCCACCCTGTGGAAGCAATGCATGGTGATCTTGGCATGGTTTCACCAAATGATGTATTCATAGCTCTATCAAACAGCGGAGAAACGAGTGAGCTTAATCTCCTAATGCCAAGTGTAAGAAAAATAGGATGCAAGCTTGTCGCCATGACAGGCAGAACTGATTCTACATTGGCAAAACTCTCTGACATGGTTATTGATGTGGGAGTCTCAAAAGAAGCCTGTCCTATGGGCCTTGCTCCTACGGCAAGTACGACCGCCCTTCTTGCCATGGGTGATGCCCTGGCCGTAGCCCTGATTCACAAGAGGGATTTCAAACCCAGCGATTTCAAAAAATTTCATCCTGGCGGACAGCTGGGGCAGAGACTATCAAGCAAAGTCGGGAACCTCATGCTCAAAGGCGATCTGGTTCCAATAGTCAGGCCAGGAACAGACATGAAACAGGCTCTTCTTGAGATGGACAAATACGCCATAGGCGCCATAATTGTATGTGACGACGAGTGTAATCTTGCCGGAATAATTACAGATGGGGATATCAGGCATAATATTGTCAAGAATCCGAACATGGGTGAACTCAAGGTGGATGACATAATGACAAGGTCGCCAAGATCCCTTGACGAGGAAACTCCAGGCTATGATGCCCTGAACATGATGGAAAAATACCAGATTACTGTTCTTCCGATAACTTCCGGAGGCAATCGTGTCATTGGTGTCCTTCATCTCCATGATATACTTGGAAAGGGCGAGTTCAAGTTCAATGCATCATGA
- a CDS encoding TetR/AcrR family transcriptional regulator encodes MIYLEKTPVITKKNALSEKNKLRLYPVVLDLFSKKDFHQVNIREIYKLSGLSPSTIYRYFTSKEDLLFTILDEKIIEIRELIKEHIRGLDSTKEIFRKVFWVTLNYYDNNPGVAITAFITVPMRAWMREDTYTTSEILDIADKIIEHGKAKGEIDPAITPQMTRDLYYMFSHRQIYVWYFHQMKWNLVDTIPRFFDQFWKIMAPKGS; translated from the coding sequence ATGATTTATTTAGAAAAAACCCCTGTAATTACTAAGAAAAATGCTCTTTCCGAAAAAAACAAACTACGTCTTTATCCTGTTGTGCTTGATCTTTTTTCAAAAAAGGATTTTCATCAGGTGAATATCCGTGAAATCTACAAACTTTCAGGGCTTAGCCCGAGTACCATCTACAGATATTTTACATCAAAAGAAGATCTGCTGTTCACAATTCTTGACGAAAAAATCATAGAAATCAGGGAACTCATCAAGGAACACATAAGAGGCTTGGACAGCACAAAGGAAATATTCAGAAAGGTTTTTTGGGTCACGCTAAATTATTACGATAATAATCCAGGAGTTGCCATAACAGCCTTTATTACGGTTCCAATGCGGGCATGGATGAGGGAAGACACCTACACGACATCAGAAATACTTGATATTGCAGATAAAATAATTGAACATGGCAAAGCAAAGGGTGAGATCGATCCTGCAATTACCCCCCAGATGACCAGGGATCTTTACTATATGTTTTCACACAGGCAGATTTATGTCTGGTATTTTCATCAGATGAAATGGAATCTTGTTGATACAATCCCACGATTTTTTGATCAGTTTTGGAAAATCATGGCTCCTAAAGGCTCGTAA
- a CDS encoding ABC-F family ATP-binding cassette domain-containing protein — translation MLFENAGFQIGDGERIGLVGRNGHGKTTLIKIISGEEGYDSGSITCPKNFRIGYLKQHLAFTEKNILDECCLGLPKAERDNVWKCEKILAGLGFSREDLSRSPSDFSGGFQVRLNLAKVLVSEPDLLLLDEPTNYLDITSIRWIEKFLISWKGELILITHDRSFMDKVVTHTLGIHRAKIRKIQGDTSKFYNQIAQEEEIYEKTRINDEKKRKETEDFIRRFRAKARLGSLVQSRVKTLARQDKKEKLEEVSSLDFAFRCDPLKAKFIMEANDINFGYETDKPLIKNFSINITSNDRICIIGQNGRGKTTLLKLLAGTLSPDSGKITYHASAKTGVYEQTNIASLDPGKTVADEIHYAHADVTLQQARNISGLMMFEGDNALKKVSVLSGGEKCRVMLGKLLVTPLNLLMLDEPTNHLDMDSCDALLGAIDNFDGALLMVTHNEMFLHAIATKLIVFQNDGIDVFEGTYQDFLEKIGWENEDKKAPSQSINSNDTDQSGKTGKKELRKLRSEIITRKSKELKPLEESIKKTENRIEKLEAELTFFHLEMQKASEDQNVEKIRDLSISISSHEKEIEDLFDKLADYTEQYDEKNRIFEEELNNL, via the coding sequence ATTCTATTTGAAAATGCCGGTTTCCAGATAGGAGACGGAGAAAGAATCGGTCTTGTCGGAAGAAACGGACACGGAAAAACAACATTAATAAAAATAATAAGTGGTGAAGAAGGATATGACAGCGGTTCCATAACCTGTCCCAAAAATTTTCGAATAGGCTATCTAAAGCAGCACCTTGCCTTCACTGAAAAAAACATTCTGGATGAGTGCTGCCTTGGCCTTCCAAAAGCTGAAAGAGACAATGTCTGGAAATGCGAAAAAATTCTTGCGGGCCTTGGCTTTTCAAGGGAAGATCTTTCAAGATCTCCTTCCGATTTTTCAGGCGGTTTTCAGGTAAGACTAAATCTGGCCAAAGTACTTGTATCAGAACCGGACCTGCTGCTTTTAGATGAACCCACCAACTACCTGGATATTACATCAATAAGATGGATAGAAAAATTCCTTATTTCCTGGAAAGGCGAGCTTATACTCATAACCCATGACAGAAGCTTCATGGACAAGGTTGTTACTCACACACTTGGGATTCACAGGGCAAAGATCAGAAAAATCCAGGGCGATACTTCTAAATTTTATAATCAGATCGCACAAGAGGAAGAAATATATGAAAAAACAAGAATCAATGATGAAAAGAAAAGAAAGGAAACCGAGGATTTCATCAGGAGATTCAGGGCAAAAGCCAGGCTTGGAAGTCTTGTACAGTCAAGGGTAAAAACTCTTGCAAGACAGGATAAAAAAGAAAAGCTTGAAGAGGTGTCTTCGCTTGATTTTGCTTTCAGGTGCGATCCTCTAAAAGCAAAATTCATAATGGAGGCAAACGACATCAATTTTGGCTATGAAACAGATAAGCCACTCATCAAAAACTTCAGCATCAATATAACCTCAAACGACAGAATATGTATAATCGGGCAGAACGGCAGGGGCAAGACCACACTTCTTAAACTCCTTGCAGGTACCTTATCCCCTGACTCGGGCAAAATAACCTATCATGCTTCAGCAAAAACCGGAGTATATGAACAGACCAATATTGCAAGTCTTGATCCTGGCAAAACCGTTGCTGACGAAATTCATTATGCCCATGCTGACGTAACACTTCAGCAGGCGAGAAACATAAGCGGTCTTATGATGTTTGAAGGCGACAATGCCCTGAAAAAAGTAAGTGTTCTTTCTGGTGGTGAAAAATGCAGGGTCATGCTCGGAAAACTTCTGGTCACACCCCTCAATTTGCTGATGCTTGACGAACCCACCAACCACCTTGACATGGACTCATGCGACGCTCTTCTTGGCGCGATAGACAATTTTGACGGTGCGCTTCTGATGGTTACGCATAATGAAATGTTCCTACATGCCATAGCCACCAAACTTATCGTTTTTCAGAATGATGGGATTGACGTTTTTGAAGGGACATACCAGGATTTCCTTGAAAAAATCGGGTGGGAAAATGAAGATAAAAAGGCTCCATCCCAGTCCATCAATTCCAATGATACTGACCAGTCAGGAAAAACTGGTAAAAAAGAACTCAGGAAGCTCAGATCAGAGATAATAACAAGAAAATCGAAAGAGCTAAAACCTCTTGAAGAGTCCATAAAAAAAACGGAAAACAGGATTGAAAAACTTGAGGCCGAACTAACGTTTTTTCACCTGGAAATGCAGAAAGCCTCGGAAGATCAGAATGTTGAAAAAATCAGGGATTTATCCATTTCCATCAGCAGCCATGAAAAGGAAATTGAGGATCTTTTTGATAAACTTGCTGATTACACAGAACAATATGATGAAAAAAACCGGATTTTCGAAGAAGAATTGAACAATCTGTAA